The following are from one region of the Acidobacteriota bacterium genome:
- a CDS encoding dienelactone hydrolase family protein codes for MTGPVSRGRRALFTALGLLPLMVAGGPGFARPSPAVPGPGQSRATPPLTDLPVACRSLLWHDPDRDKHAVPFLLLHPCRAAGDDRPAPGGPWPRVICAHGFTLGAASLRPVAERLAAAGYVVALPDTETGFLPFPSHRALALDMVFLAERLRAESADGGSPLAGLAGEGLAFSGHSMGGGCAFLAAAEAEKAGRGPGTVAVMAPARTRPSSLEAARSLPWPVLVVAGQDDRVLSPAIGPDAHYAAAASPDKALLEIAGANHGAFALPHWAAALVEKGPAITAQTQQALTAECLRAWLDACLKGRNEAWKALTAALPSDPRFSRFQIGPGSGSESANSEARQRVPGR; via the coding sequence ATGACCGGCCCCGTTTCCCGCGGCCGGCGGGCCCTCTTCACCGCCCTGGGCTTGCTCCCGCTGATGGTCGCCGGGGGGCCCGGTTTCGCCCGGCCAAGCCCCGCCGTCCCCGGGCCCGGCCAATCCCGGGCCACCCCGCCGCTGACCGACCTGCCGGTGGCGTGCCGCTCTCTCCTCTGGCACGACCCGGACCGGGACAAGCACGCGGTGCCCTTCCTCCTCCTTCACCCCTGCCGCGCGGCGGGGGACGACCGCCCCGCGCCGGGCGGTCCCTGGCCGCGGGTGATCTGCGCCCACGGCTTCACCCTGGGCGCGGCGTCGCTGAGGCCCGTGGCCGAGAGGCTCGCCGCGGCGGGCTACGTGGTGGCCCTCCCCGACACCGAGACCGGCTTCCTCCCCTTCCCCAGCCACCGGGCCCTGGCCTTGGACATGGTCTTCCTGGCGGAACGCCTCCGGGCGGAGTCGGCGGACGGGGGTTCGCCCCTGGCCGGCCTGGCGGGGGAGGGCCTTGCCTTCTCCGGGCACTCCATGGGCGGTGGGTGCGCCTTCCTCGCGGCGGCGGAGGCGGAGAAGGCCGGGAGGGGCCCGGGTACCGTGGCGGTGATGGCCCCGGCCCGAACGCGCCCGTCCTCCCTGGAGGCGGCACGGTCGCTCCCGTGGCCCGTGCTGGTGGTGGCCGGGCAGGACGACCGGGTCCTCTCGCCCGCCATCGGCCCCGACGCCCACTACGCCGCCGCCGCGTCGCCCGACAAGGCCCTGCTGGAAATTGCCGGCGCCAACCACGGGGCTTTCGCCCTCCCGCACTGGGCCGCCGCCCTGGTGGAAAAGGGGCCCGCCATCACGGCGCAGACCCAGCAGGCCCTCACGGCCGAATGCCTCCGCGCCTGGCTGGATGCCTGCCTGAAGGGCAGGAACGAGGCCTGGAAAGCCCTGACCGCCGCCCTGCCTTCAGACCCTCGTTTCTCCCGCTTTCAGATCGGCCCAGGCTCCGGCAGCGAGTCCGCGAACTCCGAAGCGCGGCAGCGAGTCCCCGGGCGCTGA
- a CDS encoding paraslipin, giving the protein MEIVSIVVVVVAALFIIKSIRIVPQQHAWVVERLGKYHQTLPPGLSVIIPFVDRVAYRHSLKEIPLDVPSQVCITKDNTQLTVDGVLYFQVTDPMKASYGSSNFVVAITQLAQTTLRSVIGRLELDRTFEERDFINHSVVNALDEAATNWGVKVLRYEIKDLTPPVVILHAMQAQITAEREKRALIAASEGRRQEQINLAVGAREAAIAKSEGEKQAAINKAQGDATATLTIAEANAEALRKIAAALQEPGGHEAVNLKVAEQYVQAFANLAQAGNTLILPANLGDLGGQIAAAMQIIRSRIGTGGAPPSQG; this is encoded by the coding sequence ATGGAAATCGTATCGATCGTCGTCGTGGTCGTCGCCGCCCTGTTCATCATCAAGAGCATCCGGATCGTTCCCCAGCAGCACGCCTGGGTGGTGGAACGCCTGGGCAAGTATCACCAGACCCTGCCGCCGGGCCTGAGCGTCATCATCCCCTTCGTGGACCGGGTCGCCTACCGGCACTCCCTCAAGGAGATCCCCCTCGACGTTCCCAGCCAGGTCTGCATCACCAAGGACAACACCCAGCTCACCGTGGACGGCGTGCTCTACTTCCAAGTGACGGACCCCATGAAAGCGTCCTACGGGTCGAGCAACTTCGTCGTCGCCATCACCCAGCTCGCCCAGACCACGCTGCGAAGCGTGATCGGACGCCTGGAACTCGACCGGACCTTCGAGGAGCGCGACTTTATCAACCACAGCGTCGTCAACGCCCTCGACGAGGCCGCGACGAACTGGGGGGTCAAGGTCCTGCGCTACGAGATCAAGGACCTCACGCCGCCGGTGGTGATCCTCCACGCCATGCAGGCGCAGATCACCGCCGAGCGCGAGAAGCGCGCCCTCATCGCGGCCTCGGAGGGCCGCCGCCAGGAGCAGATCAACCTGGCCGTGGGCGCGCGCGAGGCGGCGATCGCCAAGTCCGAGGGTGAGAAGCAGGCGGCCATCAACAAGGCCCAGGGCGACGCCACCGCCACCCTCACCATCGCCGAGGCCAACGCCGAGGCCCTGCGGAAGATCGCCGCCGCCCTCCAGGAGCCCGGAGGCCACGAGGCCGTGAACCTCAAGGTGGCCGAGCAGTACGTCCAGGCCTTCGCCAACCTGGCCCAGGCCGGCAACACGCTGATCCTCCCCGCGAACCTGGGGGACCTGGGCGGCCAGATCGCCGCGGCGATGCAGATCATCCGCTCCAGGATCGGGACGGGCGGCGCCCCGCCGAGCCAGGGATGA
- a CDS encoding NfeD family protein → MEPWVVWLVAAAVLVALELASGTFYLLVMAAGPLAGALLARWGQPVWFQLLGAAAVSGAGALILRHARKKGRLGAGGEPMACLDIGQTVRVEAWSGAYATRARYRGAEWDVELEPSARGDAPPPAGEYVIVDVRGSRLIVGPPR, encoded by the coding sequence ATGGAGCCCTGGGTCGTTTGGTTGGTGGCAGCAGCCGTGCTGGTCGCCCTCGAACTGGCGAGCGGCACGTTCTACCTGCTGGTGATGGCCGCCGGCCCCTTGGCCGGGGCTCTTCTGGCCCGGTGGGGACAGCCGGTGTGGTTCCAGCTCCTGGGGGCGGCCGCCGTCTCCGGGGCCGGTGCGCTCATTCTCCGGCACGCCCGGAAAAAGGGCCGGCTGGGGGCCGGGGGGGAACCCATGGCCTGCCTGGACATCGGGCAGACGGTCCGGGTCGAGGCGTGGAGCGGCGCCTACGCGACCCGGGCACGGTACCGGGGCGCGGAGTGGGACGTGGAACTCGAACCCTCCGCCCGGGGTGACGCTCCTCCCCCGGCGGGCGAGTACGTGATCGTGGACGTGAGGGGGAGCCGGCTGATCGTCGGCCCGCCCCGCTGA